The following proteins come from a genomic window of Iamia sp. SCSIO 61187:
- a CDS encoding winged helix-turn-helix domain-containing protein — MPVPETLSRAQARRIALAAQGFTDPRTGLHGRRVDRRHVHRVLDRVDLVQIDSVNVCVRSQEMPLFSRLGPHPRDLWHRMGEAHEVFEFWAHEASLLPVDHWPLMQWAMASGRMWGGSRNVAETRPDYVEAVFEEVQDRGPLTAGQLSDPGPKQKGMWERSDGKKALEYLFGIGRITGRRDPSTFARVYDTVERSIPADVLARPALSEPDARRELIDRAARANGLATERCLTDYHRLNGPKTRPHIAELVEEGRLIPVTVEGWPRTTYLHVDATLPRWVRARALLTPFDSLVWERRRLEELFDFHYRIEIYVRPEDRVHGYYVMPFLLGDRMVARVDLKSDRPVSTLRVQSAHREPGTIEADVAEALAAELALMAGWLGLEQVAVEPRGDLAPALRAAVAATPVDG; from the coding sequence ATGCCGGTGCCGGAGACGCTCAGCCGGGCCCAGGCCCGTCGCATCGCCCTCGCCGCCCAGGGGTTCACCGATCCCCGCACCGGGCTGCACGGCCGGCGGGTCGACCGGCGCCACGTCCACCGGGTGCTCGACCGGGTCGACCTGGTCCAGATCGACTCGGTGAACGTCTGCGTGCGCAGCCAGGAGATGCCCCTGTTCTCCCGGCTGGGACCCCATCCCCGCGACCTCTGGCACCGCATGGGAGAGGCCCACGAGGTCTTCGAGTTCTGGGCCCACGAGGCGTCGCTGCTGCCGGTCGACCACTGGCCGCTGATGCAGTGGGCCATGGCGTCGGGGCGGATGTGGGGCGGGTCGCGCAACGTGGCCGAGACCCGGCCCGACTACGTCGAGGCAGTGTTCGAGGAGGTGCAGGACCGGGGCCCGCTCACCGCCGGCCAGCTCTCGGACCCGGGCCCGAAGCAGAAGGGCATGTGGGAGCGCTCCGACGGCAAGAAGGCGCTCGAGTACCTCTTCGGCATCGGGCGCATCACCGGCCGGCGGGACCCGAGCACCTTCGCCCGGGTCTACGACACGGTGGAGCGGTCGATCCCCGCCGACGTCCTCGCCCGGCCGGCGCTCTCCGAGCCCGACGCCCGGCGCGAGCTGATCGACCGGGCGGCTCGGGCCAACGGCCTCGCCACCGAGCGCTGCCTCACCGACTACCACCGGCTCAACGGGCCCAAGACCCGGCCCCACATCGCCGAGCTGGTCGAGGAGGGCCGGCTGATCCCGGTCACCGTCGAGGGCTGGCCCCGGACGACCTACCTGCACGTCGACGCGACCCTGCCCCGCTGGGTCCGGGCCCGGGCCCTGCTGACGCCGTTCGACTCGCTGGTCTGGGAGCGGCGCCGGCTCGAGGAGCTGTTCGACTTCCACTACCGCATCGAGATCTACGTGCGGCCCGAGGACCGGGTGCACGGGTACTACGTGATGCCCTTCCTGCTCGGCGACCGCATGGTGGCCCGGGTGGACCTGAAGTCGGACCGTCCCGTGTCGACCCTGCGGGTCCAGTCCGCCCACCGGGAGCCGGGCACGATCGAGGCCGACGTGGCCGAGGCCCTCGCCGCCGAGCTGGCCCTCATGGCCGGTTGGCTGGGCCTCGAGCAGGTGGCCGTCGAGCCCCGGGGCGACCTGGCCCCCGCGCTCCGGGCCGCCGTCGCCGCCACCCCCGTCGACGGCTGA
- a CDS encoding class I adenylate-forming enzyme family protein yields the protein MLAETVREAAVRFGDRPAFVDAEGRPTTYAELDRRSDAVAAGLAARGLARDDVVALTLDSGVAWVVLAVACAKAGPATAGVNPRLAAAEQQACLDLAEPALVVEHADEVGALEAAGVDLSPPAPAADPERLAAVVFTSGTTGRPKGAVFRDRHIAAVARIDTGSAWGDPAAPPTPMLAATQMAHVGFTTKLAWYLRTGTTTHLLDRWRASDVLDLVERVGLPALGGVAPQIALLLRDPAFDQRDLSSVRALIVGGGPSPPALVEEARRRFGAGYSIRYSSTESGGVGTGTAFDAPDAEALHTVGRTRGGIEVAVHDDDGRPLPPGEVGEVWLRSDAATDGYLHDAEATTALRAPGGWIRTGDLGRIEPPDGTLGPDAAGCLVLTGRRSEMFIRGGYNVHPQEVEAVLGRHPGVAQVAVVARPDDVMGEVGVAVVVPHDPTRPPTLEELRGFAADELARHKLPEGLVVRDELPLTSMQKLDRAVLGREVATPGGA from the coding sequence GTGCTCGCTGAGACGGTCCGGGAGGCGGCCGTCCGCTTCGGGGACCGGCCGGCGTTCGTCGACGCCGAGGGGCGACCGACGACCTACGCCGAGCTGGACCGACGCTCCGACGCGGTCGCCGCCGGTCTGGCGGCTCGGGGGCTTGCGCGCGACGACGTCGTCGCGCTGACGCTCGACTCCGGCGTCGCCTGGGTGGTGCTGGCGGTCGCCTGCGCCAAGGCCGGTCCGGCCACGGCCGGCGTCAACCCCCGCCTGGCCGCCGCCGAGCAGCAGGCCTGCCTGGACCTGGCCGAGCCGGCGCTGGTCGTCGAGCACGCCGACGAGGTCGGCGCGCTGGAGGCCGCCGGCGTCGACCTGTCCCCACCTGCGCCGGCCGCCGACCCCGAGCGCCTCGCCGCCGTCGTCTTCACCTCGGGCACGACCGGGCGCCCCAAGGGCGCCGTCTTCCGGGACCGCCACATCGCCGCCGTGGCCCGCATCGACACCGGCTCTGCCTGGGGCGACCCGGCGGCCCCGCCCACCCCGATGCTGGCCGCGACCCAGATGGCCCACGTCGGGTTCACGACCAAGCTGGCCTGGTACCTCCGCACCGGGACCACCACGCACCTCCTCGACCGCTGGCGCGCCTCCGACGTCCTCGACCTGGTCGAGCGGGTCGGGCTGCCGGCCCTCGGCGGGGTGGCGCCGCAGATCGCCCTCCTGCTCCGCGACCCCGCCTTCGACCAGCGGGACCTGTCGTCGGTCCGGGCCCTCATCGTCGGCGGCGGCCCATCGCCCCCGGCGCTGGTCGAGGAGGCCCGCCGCCGCTTCGGCGCCGGCTACTCGATCCGCTACTCGTCGACCGAGTCCGGCGGGGTCGGCACCGGCACCGCGTTCGACGCCCCCGACGCCGAGGCCCTCCACACCGTGGGACGCACGAGGGGCGGGATCGAGGTGGCCGTGCACGACGACGACGGCCGCCCCCTGCCCCCCGGCGAGGTCGGTGAGGTGTGGCTCCGCTCCGACGCCGCCACCGACGGGTACCTGCACGACGCCGAGGCCACCACGGCCCTGCGCGCCCCCGGAGGCTGGATCCGCACCGGCGACCTCGGGCGCATCGAGCCCCCCGACGGCACCCTCGGACCCGACGCCGCCGGCTGCCTCGTCCTCACCGGACGGCGGTCCGAGATGTTCATCCGGGGCGGCTACAACGTCCACCCCCAGGAGGTCGAGGCCGTGCTCGGCCGGCACCCCGGGGTGGCCCAGGTCGCCGTCGTCGCCCGCCCCGACGACGTGATGGGCGAGGTCGGCGTGGCCGTGGTGGTGCCCCACGACCCGACCCGGCCCCCGACGCTCGAGGAGCTGCGGGGCTTCGCCGCCGACGAGCTGGCCCGCCACAAGCTGCCCGAGGGCCTCGTCGTGCGCGACGAGCTCCCGCTCACGTCGATGCAGAAGCTCGACCGGGCCGTCCTGGGCCGCGAGGTGGCCACCCCCGGCGGGGCCTGA
- a CDS encoding enoyl-CoA hydratase/isomerase family protein translates to MPTDPEPTTLTWRVADGVGWVRLNRPDRYNAFDQVMCDELQALWRRLRTDDDVRCIVLGAEGGKAFCTGIDRDFVPAEGGAEYAFSPYTYDDPGQQLGPKSNELWKPVIAAVDGIACGGAFYLLGEVDFIIATEASRFFDPHVTYGMPAVYEPLLMLHRGMPFGEVLRMTLLGNHERMTARRAHEIGVVSEVVADAAALDAAAGWAAAAIASAPPSAIQATLRTLWAGRELTRQQALALGGPLLNLGMSEEALAEGQKVFQGERIVPRDR, encoded by the coding sequence GTGCCGACCGACCCCGAGCCGACCACCCTCACCTGGCGCGTCGCCGACGGCGTGGGCTGGGTCCGCCTGAACCGGCCCGACCGCTACAACGCCTTCGACCAGGTCATGTGCGACGAGCTCCAGGCCCTGTGGCGCCGGCTGCGGACCGACGACGACGTCCGCTGCATCGTGCTCGGGGCCGAGGGGGGCAAGGCCTTCTGCACCGGCATCGACCGGGACTTCGTCCCCGCCGAGGGCGGCGCCGAGTACGCCTTCTCGCCCTACACCTACGACGACCCGGGCCAGCAGCTGGGCCCCAAGAGCAACGAGCTGTGGAAGCCGGTCATCGCCGCCGTCGACGGCATCGCCTGCGGCGGCGCCTTCTACCTCCTCGGCGAGGTCGACTTCATCATCGCCACCGAGGCGTCGCGGTTCTTCGACCCCCACGTCACCTACGGCATGCCGGCGGTCTACGAGCCGCTGCTGATGCTCCACCGGGGCATGCCCTTCGGCGAGGTCCTGCGGATGACGCTGCTGGGCAACCACGAGCGGATGACGGCGCGGCGGGCCCACGAGATCGGCGTGGTCTCCGAGGTGGTGGCCGACGCCGCCGCCCTCGACGCCGCCGCCGGGTGGGCGGCCGCCGCCATCGCCTCGGCCCCGCCGTCGGCGATCCAGGCCACCCTCCGCACCCTGTGGGCGGGCCGCGAGCTCACCCGCCAGCAGGCGCTGGCGCTGGGCGGGCCGCTGCTCAACCTGGGCATGAGCGAGGAGGCCCTGGCCGAGGGCCAGAAGGTGTTCCAGGGCGAGCGCATCGTCCCCCGCGACCGCTGA
- a CDS encoding sodium:proton antiporter — translation MDGYALALTAVGAAVLGASLLPLVLAGRPLSFPMVYVGAGMILFLLPIDLPTADPLAEGDLVERLAELTVIVSLMGAGLQLDRPFGWRSWRITWRLLAITMPVTIGAIALLGWWALGLAPAAALLLGAAIAPTDPVLASDVQVGPPSSGEESEVRFSLTSEAGLNDGLAFPFTNAAIAAAGAATLGDWVGGWLLEDVLLKIAVGLVGGYLGGRVVGWVVFRLPSERKVAETTEGFVAVAATLLVYGATELAHGYGFLAVFVGATVLRDHERDHEYHEVLHASAEGVERLLSGALLVLLGGAIIDGAFASLGWREAAVGLAIVVLVRPLAGWLGLVRAGLPTGERWAISFFGIRGIGSVYYLAHAINEESALPSGERLWAVAAFVILVSVVLHGASAAPALRRIDA, via the coding sequence ATGGATGGATACGCCCTCGCCCTGACCGCTGTGGGCGCCGCCGTCCTCGGGGCCAGCCTCCTGCCCCTCGTCCTCGCCGGCCGGCCGCTGTCGTTCCCCATGGTCTACGTGGGCGCCGGGATGATCCTGTTCCTCCTCCCCATCGACCTGCCCACCGCCGACCCGCTCGCCGAGGGCGACCTGGTCGAGCGGCTGGCCGAGCTCACGGTCATCGTCTCGCTGATGGGCGCCGGGCTCCAGCTCGACCGCCCCTTCGGCTGGCGGAGCTGGCGGATCACGTGGCGGTTGCTCGCCATCACCATGCCGGTGACGATCGGCGCCATCGCCCTGCTGGGCTGGTGGGCACTGGGCCTGGCCCCGGCCGCCGCCCTCCTCCTCGGCGCCGCCATCGCCCCGACCGACCCGGTCCTCGCCAGCGACGTCCAGGTCGGACCGCCCAGCTCGGGCGAGGAGAGCGAGGTCCGGTTCTCGCTGACCTCGGAGGCGGGGCTGAACGACGGCCTGGCCTTCCCGTTCACCAACGCCGCCATCGCCGCCGCCGGGGCGGCGACGCTCGGCGACTGGGTCGGAGGCTGGCTGCTCGAGGACGTGCTCCTCAAGATCGCCGTCGGGCTGGTGGGCGGCTACCTCGGTGGCCGGGTCGTGGGGTGGGTCGTGTTCCGCCTGCCCTCGGAGCGCAAGGTGGCCGAGACCACCGAGGGGTTCGTGGCCGTGGCCGCCACGCTGCTCGTGTACGGCGCGACCGAGCTGGCCCACGGCTACGGCTTCCTCGCCGTCTTCGTCGGCGCGACCGTCCTGCGGGACCACGAGCGCGACCACGAGTACCACGAGGTGCTCCACGCGTCGGCCGAGGGCGTCGAGCGGCTCCTCAGCGGCGCCCTGCTGGTCCTCCTCGGCGGGGCCATCATCGACGGGGCGTTCGCCTCCCTCGGCTGGCGGGAGGCGGCCGTCGGCCTGGCCATCGTCGTCCTCGTCCGCCCCCTCGCCGGCTGGCTCGGCCTCGTCCGGGCCGGGCTCCCGACCGGGGAGCGATGGGCGATCTCGTTCTTCGGGATCCGGGGGATCGGCTCGGTGTACTACCTGGCCCACGCCATCAACGAGGAGAGTGCCCTCCCCAGCGGCGAGCGCCTGTGGGCCGTCGCCGCCTTCGTGATCCTGGTGTCGGTGGTGCTCCACGGGGCCAGCGCGGCCCCCGCCCTGCGCCGCATCGACGCCTGA
- a CDS encoding amidohydrolase family protein codes for MAELPKIISVDDHVVEPAHVWETWLPEKYRDRGPKIERRKVGGMKHIGGGTYEQEFTDDGRPADCWVFEDLVYIHKRHVAAVGYSRDEMTMTPMTYEEMRPGCYEPKARIEDQVINHVEASLCFPTLPRFCGQTFTEAKDHDLGLACIKAYNDWMVEEWCGDSGGALIPLIIIPLWDADLAAAEVRRNAERGVHAVCFSEVPSHLGLPSIHSGFWDPFFAACEDTETTMNMHIGSSSRMPATSPDAPVAVAASLSFNNAMASMSDWLFSGNLVKFPDLKLAYSEGQIGWIPYILERVDDVWREHRAWGGVKDLIPEPPSTYYYRNMFGCFFRDQHGIDSIDVVGVDNITFETDYPHTDSTWPDTKEIATGFMEGLDEESVYKIMRGNAIRMLHLDLDRDRRPAAAAPA; via the coding sequence ATGGCCGAGCTCCCCAAGATCATCAGCGTCGACGATCACGTGGTCGAGCCGGCCCACGTCTGGGAGACGTGGCTGCCCGAGAAGTACCGCGACCGCGGGCCGAAGATCGAGCGACGCAAGGTCGGGGGCATGAAGCACATCGGCGGTGGCACCTACGAGCAGGAGTTCACCGACGACGGCCGCCCGGCCGACTGCTGGGTGTTCGAGGACCTCGTCTACATCCACAAGCGCCACGTCGCCGCCGTCGGCTACAGCCGCGACGAGATGACGATGACCCCCATGACCTACGAGGAGATGCGGCCCGGCTGCTACGAGCCCAAGGCCCGCATCGAGGACCAGGTCATCAACCACGTCGAGGCCTCGCTCTGCTTCCCGACGCTGCCGCGCTTCTGCGGCCAGACCTTCACCGAGGCCAAGGACCACGACCTCGGTCTGGCCTGCATCAAGGCCTACAACGACTGGATGGTCGAGGAGTGGTGCGGCGACTCCGGGGGCGCCCTGATCCCGCTCATCATCATCCCCCTGTGGGACGCCGACCTGGCCGCCGCCGAGGTCCGCCGCAACGCCGAGCGCGGCGTGCACGCCGTCTGCTTCAGCGAGGTCCCGTCGCACCTGGGCCTGCCGTCGATCCACAGCGGGTTCTGGGACCCGTTCTTCGCCGCCTGCGAGGACACCGAGACCACCATGAACATGCACATCGGGTCGTCGTCGCGGATGCCGGCCACGTCACCCGACGCGCCCGTCGCCGTGGCCGCCTCGCTCAGCTTCAACAACGCCATGGCCTCGATGAGCGACTGGCTCTTCAGCGGCAACCTGGTGAAGTTCCCCGACCTCAAGCTCGCCTACTCCGAGGGCCAGATCGGCTGGATCCCCTACATCCTCGAGCGGGTCGACGACGTGTGGAGGGAGCACCGGGCGTGGGGCGGGGTCAAGGACCTGATCCCCGAGCCGCCGAGCACCTACTACTACCGGAACATGTTCGGCTGCTTCTTCCGCGACCAGCACGGGATCGACAGCATCGACGTCGTCGGGGTCGACAACATCACCTTCGAGACCGACTACCCCCACACCGACTCGACCTGGCCCGACACTAAGGAGATCGCCACCGGGTTCATGGAGGGCCTCGACGAGGAGTCGGTGTACAAGATCATGCGGGGCAACGCCATCCGCATGCTGCACCTCGACCTCGACCGGGATCGTCGGCCGGCCGCGGCCGCCCCGGCCTGA
- a CDS encoding TIGR03619 family F420-dependent LLM class oxidoreductase: protein MKLGITFGQLNPAFFEEVAVAADARGFESAWLPEHLVFPIRVEGQLIPGEDHPPVPPTVPIFDACAYLSYLAARTSTIRLGTFVYLLGIRHPFVGARGFATLDIVGGGRAICGVGAGWLRPEWDAVGIDPATRGARLDEAIDVVRRLWTEPEIAHEGPHFPFEPVAFEPKPVQAGGIPIHVGGESRRALRRAAERGDGWLGMQHTPASAAAQVDVLRRLADTAGRDPAAIEVTVMGEVAGPDDVARYAAAGVDRLIVTPWRRSREAVDALHRLADAVPEDLTPRP from the coding sequence GTGAAGCTCGGGATCACCTTCGGCCAGCTCAACCCTGCGTTCTTCGAGGAGGTGGCGGTGGCGGCCGACGCCCGGGGCTTCGAGTCGGCGTGGCTGCCCGAGCACCTGGTCTTCCCGATCCGGGTCGAGGGCCAGCTGATCCCGGGCGAGGACCACCCGCCGGTGCCGCCGACGGTCCCGATCTTCGACGCCTGCGCCTACCTCTCGTACCTGGCGGCCCGCACCTCCACCATCCGGCTGGGCACCTTCGTGTACCTGCTGGGCATCCGCCACCCGTTCGTCGGCGCCCGCGGCTTCGCCACGCTGGACATCGTCGGCGGTGGCCGGGCGATCTGTGGGGTGGGGGCCGGATGGCTGAGGCCGGAGTGGGACGCCGTGGGCATCGACCCTGCGACCCGTGGCGCCCGCCTCGACGAGGCCATCGACGTGGTGCGGCGGCTCTGGACCGAGCCCGAGATCGCCCACGAGGGGCCCCACTTCCCGTTCGAGCCGGTGGCCTTCGAGCCCAAGCCGGTGCAGGCGGGGGGCATCCCGATCCACGTCGGCGGCGAGTCCCGACGGGCGCTGCGCCGGGCGGCGGAGCGGGGCGACGGGTGGCTCGGCATGCAGCACACACCCGCGTCGGCGGCGGCTCAGGTCGACGTGCTGCGTCGGCTGGCCGACACCGCCGGGCGCGACCCGGCGGCGATCGAGGTGACGGTGATGGGCGAGGTCGCCGGCCCCGACGACGTGGCCCGCTACGCCGCCGCGGGGGTCGATCGCCTCATCGTCACCCCGTGGCGCCGCAGCCGGGAGGCGGTCGACGCCCTCCACCGCCTGGCCGACGCCGTCCCCGAGGACCTCACGCCGCGACCGTGA
- a CDS encoding cysteine hydrolase family protein yields MPVDLSDLVRPARCAVVTSEIQGGVVGERSALPELAAAARPMVDAVARLCAAARAADVAVVHGTAARREDGRGSNTNARLFAGVRKSPVGLVPGSPEATVVPELGPEPSDIVLTRLHGLSPMAGTDLDAVLRNLGVTTIVVTGVSVNVAVTNLVMDAVNAGYQVVVPRDGVTGIPQAYADSVLDGTIALLATLTTVDELIAAWKDPAS; encoded by the coding sequence ATGCCCGTGGACCTGTCCGACCTGGTGCGACCGGCGCGCTGCGCGGTGGTGACGTCCGAGATCCAGGGCGGCGTGGTGGGCGAGCGGTCGGCGCTCCCGGAGCTGGCCGCCGCGGCCCGGCCGATGGTCGACGCCGTGGCCCGGCTGTGCGCCGCAGCCCGGGCCGCCGACGTCGCCGTGGTCCACGGCACCGCCGCCCGGCGGGAGGACGGGCGCGGGTCGAACACGAACGCCCGCCTGTTCGCCGGGGTGCGCAAGAGCCCGGTCGGCCTCGTCCCCGGGAGCCCCGAGGCTACCGTCGTGCCCGAGCTGGGCCCCGAGCCGTCCGACATCGTGCTGACCCGCCTCCACGGCCTGTCACCGATGGCCGGCACCGACCTCGACGCCGTGCTCCGCAACCTCGGCGTGACGACGATCGTGGTCACCGGGGTGTCGGTCAACGTGGCCGTGACCAACCTGGTGATGGATGCGGTGAACGCCGGCTACCAGGTCGTCGTGCCGCGCGACGGCGTCACCGGGATCCCGCAGGCCTACGCCGACTCCGTCCTCGACGGCACCATCGCCCTGCTCGCCACCCTCACCACGGTCGACGAGCTCATCGCCGCCTGGAAGGACCCCGCCTCGTGA
- a CDS encoding FadD3 family acyl-CoA ligase, with the protein MSEHASIPAALVATADRYPDGEAIVDGEHRLTWRELADQVDQAARAFVAAGLEPGDRVGLWAPNCWEWVVAVVGLQAAGGVVVPLNSRYKGGEAAWILTRSRARLLVTVDGFLGNGYVGMLDGQDLPHLERIVVLRDPAPPSDTPTQAWDAFLAAGAGVPDDEIAGRRDALTPDTINDIIFTSGTTGRPKGVLTTHGQALRGFTVWAELAGLSADDRYLLVNPFFHSFGYRAGIVACILTGATMVPLPVFDVDAVMRTIADERITIFPGPPALYQSMLNHPDRASLRSDSLRIAVTGAAPVPVSLIKRMEDDLGFDAVLTAYGLSETTGIVSMCRQDDDPETISTSSGRAIPGVEVRIVADDGTEVPRGQPGEIVVRGFNVMQGYFEDPEKTAEAIDADGWLHTGDVGTMDERGYIDITDRTKDMFICGGFNAYPAEIESMLSEHPAVAQAAVVGVPDERLGEVGFAWLVPATGADPPSEDEVVAWSRERMANFKAPRHVRWVGALPLNPSGKIQKFILRDDAVAALGGPTPEPGASS; encoded by the coding sequence GTGAGCGAGCACGCCAGCATCCCCGCCGCCCTCGTCGCCACCGCCGACCGGTACCCGGACGGCGAGGCCATCGTCGACGGAGAGCACCGGCTCACCTGGCGGGAGCTGGCCGACCAGGTCGACCAGGCGGCCCGCGCCTTCGTGGCCGCCGGCCTGGAGCCGGGCGACCGGGTCGGCCTGTGGGCGCCGAACTGCTGGGAGTGGGTCGTCGCCGTGGTCGGCCTCCAGGCCGCCGGTGGCGTGGTCGTCCCGCTCAACTCCCGCTACAAGGGCGGCGAGGCGGCGTGGATCCTGACCCGCAGCCGGGCCCGCCTCCTCGTCACCGTCGACGGGTTCCTCGGCAACGGCTACGTCGGCATGCTCGACGGCCAGGACCTGCCCCACCTCGAGCGGATCGTCGTGCTCCGCGACCCGGCCCCGCCCAGCGACACGCCGACCCAGGCGTGGGACGCCTTCCTCGCCGCCGGGGCGGGGGTCCCGGACGACGAGATCGCCGGGCGCCGCGACGCCCTCACCCCCGACACGATCAACGACATCATCTTCACCTCGGGGACGACCGGGCGGCCCAAGGGCGTCCTCACCACCCACGGCCAGGCGCTCCGCGGCTTCACGGTGTGGGCCGAGCTGGCCGGGCTCTCCGCCGACGATCGCTACCTGCTCGTCAACCCCTTCTTCCACAGCTTCGGGTACCGGGCGGGCATCGTGGCGTGCATCCTCACCGGGGCGACGATGGTGCCGCTGCCGGTGTTCGACGTCGATGCCGTCATGCGCACGATCGCCGACGAGCGCATCACGATCTTCCCGGGCCCGCCGGCGCTGTACCAGTCGATGCTGAACCACCCGGATCGGGCGTCGCTGCGGTCCGACAGCCTGCGCATCGCCGTCACCGGCGCCGCCCCCGTGCCCGTCAGCCTGATCAAGCGGATGGAGGACGACCTCGGCTTCGACGCCGTCCTCACCGCCTACGGGCTCAGCGAGACGACCGGCATCGTGTCGATGTGCCGCCAGGACGACGACCCCGAGACGATCTCCACCAGCTCGGGGCGGGCGATCCCCGGCGTCGAGGTGCGGATCGTCGCCGACGACGGGACCGAGGTGCCGCGAGGGCAGCCGGGCGAGATCGTCGTGCGGGGCTTCAACGTGATGCAGGGGTACTTCGAGGACCCCGAGAAGACGGCCGAGGCCATCGACGCCGACGGCTGGCTCCACACCGGCGACGTCGGGACCATGGACGAGCGCGGCTACATCGACATCACCGACCGCACGAAGGACATGTTCATCTGCGGCGGGTTCAACGCGTACCCCGCCGAGATCGAGTCGATGCTCTCCGAGCACCCCGCCGTCGCCCAGGCCGCGGTGGTCGGGGTGCCCGACGAGCGGCTCGGCGAGGTCGGGTTCGCCTGGCTGGTGCCGGCCACCGGCGCCGACCCTCCGAGCGAGGACGAGGTCGTGGCCTGGTCCCGCGAGCGCATGGCCAACTTCAAGGCCCCCCGTCACGTGCGGTGGGTCGGCGCGCTCCCCCTGAACCCATCGGGCAAGATCCAGAAGTTCATCCTCCGCGACGACGCCGTCGCCGCGCTGGGTGGTCCCACCCCCGAGCCCGGAGCGTCGTCGTGA
- a CDS encoding DoxX family protein: MLILRVIVGVTFAAHGYFKYFKGGKIAGTARWFDSMGMWPNGKVHAHLAALTELVAGILFAIGLLTPLAGAAMVGQMLVAGYTANRDAGFWSANKGWEYNLVLATVGVGVATVGPGRWSVDHALDLGRAFDPNVGLGVSLGLGVLAGLGVILICYRPPAPEPAAPEAPPADAPAPGPTPAAGDDGAGA; encoded by the coding sequence ATGCTCATCCTCCGCGTGATCGTCGGCGTGACGTTCGCGGCCCACGGCTACTTCAAGTACTTCAAGGGCGGGAAGATCGCCGGCACCGCCCGCTGGTTCGACTCCATGGGCATGTGGCCCAACGGCAAGGTGCACGCCCACCTGGCCGCCCTGACCGAGCTGGTCGCCGGCATCCTCTTCGCCATCGGCCTCCTCACCCCGCTGGCCGGTGCGGCCATGGTGGGCCAGATGCTCGTCGCCGGCTACACCGCCAACCGCGACGCCGGCTTCTGGAGCGCCAACAAGGGCTGGGAGTACAACCTGGTCCTGGCGACCGTCGGCGTGGGGGTGGCGACGGTGGGGCCCGGCCGCTGGTCGGTCGACCACGCCCTCGACCTGGGCCGGGCCTTCGACCCCAACGTCGGGCTCGGCGTGTCGCTCGGGCTCGGGGTGCTCGCCGGCCTGGGCGTGATCTTGATCTGCTACCGCCCGCCCGCCCCCGAGCCCGCCGCCCCCGAGGCGCCCCCCGCCGACGCGCCGGCGCCCGGCCCGACCCCGGCAGCCGGGGACGACGGGGCCGGGGCCTGA
- a CDS encoding TetR family transcriptional regulator, producing the protein MADIAAETPDEARAADGRRPGRRGLATRQKLLDCTADMLGAGSYRELKVVDIARAAGTSPATFYQYFADVESAVVVLAEEMAAQGKRFADHVRTSPWRGRKGYAAAEGLVDEVIEFWEEHRSVLRVVDLATDEGDARFANVRTRLLNDLNNALAEAIGEMKAGGRLPDDVEPHATAGVLVSMLVHVAAHRYGFEFWGVRTADLRTSMARIVYWSISGQKPPSA; encoded by the coding sequence GTGGCCGACATCGCCGCCGAGACCCCCGACGAGGCGCGCGCCGCCGACGGCCGCCGGCCGGGCCGCCGTGGGCTGGCCACCCGCCAGAAGCTCCTCGACTGCACGGCGGACATGCTCGGCGCCGGGTCGTACCGCGAGCTCAAGGTGGTCGACATCGCCCGGGCCGCGGGCACCAGCCCGGCGACCTTCTACCAGTACTTCGCCGACGTCGAGAGCGCGGTGGTCGTGCTGGCCGAGGAGATGGCGGCCCAGGGCAAGCGGTTCGCCGACCACGTCCGCACCAGCCCCTGGCGGGGCCGGAAGGGCTACGCCGCGGCCGAGGGCCTGGTCGACGAGGTCATCGAGTTCTGGGAGGAGCACCGGTCGGTGCTCCGGGTCGTCGACCTGGCCACCGACGAGGGCGACGCCCGCTTCGCCAACGTCCGGACCCGCCTGCTCAACGACCTCAACAACGCCCTGGCCGAGGCCATCGGCGAGATGAAGGCGGGTGGGCGCCTGCCCGACGACGTCGAGCCCCACGCCACCGCCGGCGTCCTCGTGTCGATGCTGGTCCACGTGGCCGCCCACCGGTACGGCTTCGAGTTCTGGGGGGTCCGCACCGCCGACCTCCGCACGTCGATGGCCCGCATCGTCTACTGGTCGATCTCGGGCCAGAAGCCCCCGAGCGCGTAG